Proteins encoded by one window of Lacipirellulaceae bacterium:
- a CDS encoding DUF1080 domain-containing protein: MNSITTNFPHHFNDFEALRIANDTEASAKETSYSVVLCLRGLGSSGAFPQPCKASQSGRVSRAFTSSFLDSRKALFAGGFAGHNGVPTGHHPGEYHIQLTTERVATIMHFNKKTSPVRIACWACLVGLGAALLVAGFVPAADAKHHAEDSQGKTKAAPLFNGKNLKGWVKRGGKAVYAVEGDTIVGTSVVNTPNTFLCTEKDYTDFLLELDFMVDDGLNSGIQIRSNVFDETKQIEITDQDGRKVKKKIPAGRVHGYQVEIDTSERSWSAGIYDEARRGWLNDLAGEENKAAREAFKHNEWNHYKIRCVGDSIKTWINGVPAADLKDDVTAKGFIALQVHNIPNKKLEGTKVRWKNIMLTDLSKK, encoded by the coding sequence TTGAATTCAATCACCACGAACTTTCCACACCACTTCAATGATTTCGAAGCCCTGCGGATCGCAAACGATACTGAAGCGTCAGCGAAGGAAACGAGCTACAGCGTTGTCCTTTGCTTACGAGGATTAGGCAGCTCAGGGGCTTTCCCTCAGCCCTGCAAAGCCAGTCAATCAGGTCGAGTTAGTAGGGCATTTACCAGCTCGTTTCTCGATTCCCGCAAAGCGCTTTTCGCGGGAGGTTTCGCAGGCCATAATGGGGTTCCCACCGGGCACCATCCGGGAGAGTATCACATCCAACTCACGACTGAGCGAGTAGCCACGATAATGCATTTCAACAAGAAGACGTCCCCTGTTCGCATCGCCTGTTGGGCCTGTCTTGTAGGCCTCGGTGCCGCCTTGTTGGTAGCAGGCTTTGTCCCCGCTGCTGATGCGAAGCATCACGCTGAGGATTCGCAAGGCAAGACGAAAGCTGCACCTTTGTTCAACGGGAAGAATCTCAAGGGTTGGGTCAAGCGCGGTGGCAAGGCCGTCTATGCTGTCGAGGGTGACACAATCGTCGGCACGTCCGTCGTGAACACGCCAAACACATTTCTCTGCACGGAGAAAGATTACACGGACTTTCTGCTTGAGCTCGACTTCATGGTCGACGACGGCCTGAACTCAGGCATTCAAATTCGCAGCAATGTCTTTGACGAAACCAAGCAAATCGAAATCACCGATCAGGATGGCAGGAAAGTCAAAAAGAAGATCCCTGCCGGTCGCGTGCACGGCTACCAAGTGGAAATCGATACGTCGGAGCGTTCCTGGTCCGCTGGCATCTACGACGAAGCCCGTCGCGGCTGGCTCAACGATCTGGCAGGCGAGGAGAATAAGGCAGCACGCGAAGCGTTCAAGCACAATGAGTGGAACCATTACAAGATCCGCTGCGTAGGCGATTCGATCAAGACCTGGATCAACGGCGTCCCCGCTGCTGATCTGAAAGACGACGTGACCGCCAAGGGCTTCATCGCGCTGCAAGTGCACAACATTCCTAACAAGAAACTCGAAGGGACGAAGGTCCGCTGGAAGAACATCATGCTGACGGACTTGTCAAAGAAGTAG
- a CDS encoding sigma-70 family RNA polymerase sigma factor, with protein sequence MGASDMESSSHEQFVALFVRHEAAIHSFILTMLPSYTDSEELLQETSLTLWRRFDQFEEGTSFRNWAFQVAKFTVFNYVRKLGRDRHRFSEKMMMMLAEHAEQTQEDLESRRRILDHCISKLPEKDRAVLVGCYSEKSTIKEYALQKGRTPNAVTKQLNRIRKSLVQCVRLTLRTQGTV encoded by the coding sequence ATGGGTGCTTCGGATATGGAATCATCGAGTCACGAGCAGTTTGTTGCTCTGTTCGTCCGTCATGAGGCGGCGATCCACTCGTTTATTCTGACGATGCTCCCTTCGTATACCGACAGTGAAGAGTTGCTCCAGGAAACAAGCCTGACGCTGTGGCGGCGATTCGATCAATTTGAGGAGGGGACCAGTTTTCGCAACTGGGCGTTTCAGGTCGCCAAGTTCACCGTTTTCAACTATGTAAGAAAACTGGGGCGTGATCGGCACCGCTTTAGCGAAAAAATGATGATGATGTTGGCGGAGCACGCCGAACAGACGCAAGAAGATTTGGAATCGCGAAGAAGAATACTCGACCACTGCATCTCGAAACTTCCCGAGAAGGATCGTGCGGTGCTTGTTGGGTGCTATTCGGAGAAGAGTACGATCAAAGAATACGCGCTCCAGAAGGGCCGGACTCCCAACGCTGTTACTAAGCAGCTGAACCGAATACGAAAGTCATTAGTGCAATGCGTTCGCCTCACACTGCGTACGCAAGGCACTGTTTAG
- a CDS encoding NF038122 family metalloprotease: protein MCIVSAEAAQAVVSDPTQSTYYSWMPEHGSSEFRLRETVPHELNGFGITLNAGAGLQANPAALAAFQRAVDAWEAVIADPITITIDADLASLPAGVLGQASSVTLQAGYDLIRNQMVLDAADEADDLITAFLPTSANALFELPLGFGLSGDVSATKANLKALGFAGLDNVFGATDAMITFSTNFNFDFDNSDGVVGFDFETVAAHEIGHALGFISEVDLVDAALDAGTTVSDLAPSTVDLFRFDSSGANDPSNPAEFTTLPRSLVPGSDDSFDQITSLFGGDAEIRLSTGRTQGDGEQASHFKDFLGLGLFDPTLPPGVVVPIGPNDLRTLDLIGYEITQVPEPTTALLLAVGVCGLLTRRI, encoded by the coding sequence GTGTGCATTGTTTCCGCTGAAGCTGCACAAGCCGTGGTTTCCGATCCGACACAATCGACTTACTACTCGTGGATGCCAGAGCATGGCTCCAGTGAATTCCGACTGCGGGAGACGGTACCCCATGAGCTCAATGGCTTTGGTATCACCCTGAACGCAGGTGCGGGCCTGCAAGCGAACCCAGCCGCGCTGGCTGCCTTTCAGCGTGCAGTAGATGCTTGGGAGGCGGTGATTGCCGATCCGATCACGATCACGATTGATGCCGATCTGGCATCGCTTCCGGCGGGAGTGCTTGGCCAAGCGAGTTCGGTCACGCTGCAGGCGGGCTACGACCTTATTCGTAACCAAATGGTGCTTGATGCGGCTGATGAAGCGGATGACCTCATCACCGCGTTCCTGCCCACTTCAGCAAACGCCCTGTTCGAACTGCCGTTGGGCTTTGGTCTTTCGGGCGATGTGAGTGCGACGAAGGCGAACCTCAAAGCGCTAGGCTTTGCAGGACTCGATAATGTCTTTGGGGCCACGGATGCGATGATTACCTTTAGCACCAACTTCAATTTCGACTTTGACAATAGCGACGGAGTCGTGGGATTCGATTTCGAAACCGTCGCCGCCCATGAAATCGGCCACGCTCTCGGATTCATCTCAGAGGTCGATCTTGTGGATGCCGCTCTAGATGCCGGAACGACAGTCAGTGATTTGGCCCCTTCGACCGTTGATCTCTTTCGCTTCGATAGCAGCGGTGCCAACGACCCCTCGAATCCGGCGGAGTTCACCACCCTTCCCCGTTCCCTGGTTCCGGGAAGTGACGATTCCTTTGATCAGATCACTAGCCTTTTTGGAGGTGACGCCGAAATCCGCTTGTCGACCGGTCGCACCCAAGGTGATGGCGAACAAGCAAGCCACTTCAAAGACTTCCTCGGTCTCGGGCTGTTCGATCCGACCCTACCCCCAGGAGTCGTCGTGCCGATTGGGCCGAACGATCTTCGCACGCTCGATCTGATCGGTTACGAAATCACGCAAGTTCCCGAGCCGACGACTGCTCTGCTGCTTGCAGTGGGAGTTTGCGGACTTCTAACGAGGCGCATCTGA
- a CDS encoding family 16 glycosylhydrolase produces the protein MFRLAQSLRWVLVVWAISDLSVCLVSANDNVAPGLKTKSQVESWTHEGDIVAVKRATDELPLSHQASKNEWQLWPEMTDEFEGEVLDEAKWMPRHRSWQGRQPAWFNPKNVTVKAGELQLTMRKEAAPEKLRRRGYHTYSSAAVHAREKVLYGYFEVCAQPMNSAGSSSFWFAGNGNGWRTEIDVFELSAKAKGFERRYNMNLHVFYTPESRKHWNVGDHWQTPWKLADDFHVYGLDWNEHEIVYYVDGVAVRKVENTHWHQPLYMIFDSETMPDWLGLPADEDLPSTYRVKYVRSWKRAEVKSEPVKAAAVN, from the coding sequence ATGTTTCGTCTCGCGCAGAGTCTCCGCTGGGTGCTAGTTGTTTGGGCAATCAGTGATCTGTCTGTTTGCTTGGTTAGTGCCAACGACAACGTCGCCCCAGGCCTAAAGACGAAGTCCCAGGTGGAAAGCTGGACCCATGAGGGTGACATCGTGGCGGTCAAGCGAGCGACTGACGAGTTGCCGCTCTCCCATCAAGCGTCGAAGAACGAGTGGCAACTTTGGCCCGAGATGACTGACGAGTTCGAAGGCGAGGTGCTCGACGAAGCGAAGTGGATGCCCCGACATCGCTCATGGCAAGGTCGCCAGCCGGCTTGGTTTAATCCCAAGAATGTGACGGTCAAGGCGGGGGAATTGCAACTCACCATGCGGAAAGAAGCCGCGCCTGAGAAGTTACGCCGCCGCGGCTATCACACTTATAGTTCAGCCGCCGTGCATGCCCGCGAGAAAGTCCTCTACGGCTACTTTGAGGTCTGTGCCCAACCGATGAATTCCGCAGGGTCCAGTTCGTTCTGGTTTGCTGGCAACGGCAACGGTTGGCGGACGGAGATCGACGTGTTTGAACTAAGCGCGAAAGCAAAAGGCTTTGAGCGACGCTATAACATGAATCTCCATGTGTTCTACACGCCCGAGTCGCGCAAGCACTGGAATGTCGGCGACCACTGGCAGACGCCTTGGAAATTGGCCGATGACTTCCACGTCTACGGCCTCGATTGGAACGAGCATGAGATCGTCTACTACGTCGATGGCGTCGCAGTCCGGAAAGTCGAGAACACCCATTGGCATCAACCGCTCTATATGATCTTCGATTCGGAAACGATGCCCGACTGGCTGGGCCTGCCCGCGGATGAAGATCTTCCTTCAACGTATCGCGTGAAGTACGTGCGGAGTTGGAAGCGGGCTGAGGTAAAGTCTGAACCGGTGAAAGCGGCGGCGGTGAACTGA
- a CDS encoding DUF1501 domain-containing protein — protein MLDLNQIEAAQQQIARRTFLANSFAGIGGLAMASLFGEGLSPQTANAASGPVRVSHPWPSLPGMPHFAPKAKRLVHLCMAGGPSHIDSFDPKPELSKINGKPFPESFTKGQQLAQLQGAKLIALGSFVKYKKWGKSGLEISELFPNIGKIADDICVVRSMTTEQINHDTAHAFMNTGSIIKGRPCMGSWLLYGLGAETENLPGYVVMTSGGGQPISARQWSAGFLPSKYQGIAFQSQGSPVHYIGNPSGVCQSTQRQLIEQVQRLNGMLDEQRVDPEIATRISQYEMAFKMQSSVPELTDMSDEPQHVRDMYGVKNPGDGSFASNCLLARRLLERGVRFVQLYHRGWDHHRNITNDLPARAKQTDQASAALVRDLKDRGLLDDTLVVWGGEFGRTPMDQGNGRDHHINAFSLWMAGAGIKGGQAYGQSDELGYGIAENEVAVRDFHATLLHTFGIEHDRFTKSFQGLDLKLTGVEHARVVHELFA, from the coding sequence ATGTTAGATCTCAACCAAATCGAAGCCGCTCAACAGCAAATTGCCCGACGCACGTTCCTCGCGAATTCCTTCGCCGGCATTGGCGGTCTGGCGATGGCCTCGCTGTTTGGCGAAGGGTTAAGCCCCCAAACGGCCAACGCCGCTAGCGGTCCGGTCCGCGTTTCGCACCCTTGGCCATCGCTCCCGGGCATGCCGCATTTCGCTCCCAAGGCTAAGCGACTGGTTCATCTCTGCATGGCGGGCGGGCCTTCGCATATCGACTCGTTCGACCCGAAGCCCGAACTTAGCAAGATCAATGGAAAGCCATTCCCCGAATCGTTCACCAAAGGTCAGCAGCTTGCCCAACTGCAAGGTGCGAAGCTTATTGCCCTGGGCTCGTTCGTCAAATACAAGAAATGGGGCAAGTCGGGCCTCGAAATCTCCGAGTTGTTCCCCAACATCGGCAAGATCGCCGACGACATCTGCGTGGTCCGCTCGATGACCACCGAGCAGATCAACCACGACACAGCCCACGCCTTTATGAACACGGGTTCGATCATTAAGGGCCGCCCTTGCATGGGTTCGTGGTTGCTTTATGGCCTGGGTGCTGAAACGGAGAACCTTCCCGGCTATGTGGTGATGACCTCAGGCGGCGGGCAGCCGATTTCTGCCCGGCAGTGGAGTGCTGGTTTTCTTCCTAGCAAGTATCAGGGCATCGCCTTCCAAAGCCAGGGGAGCCCAGTCCACTATATCGGCAACCCGTCGGGCGTCTGCCAATCCACCCAGCGGCAACTAATTGAACAGGTCCAACGCCTCAACGGCATGCTCGACGAACAGCGCGTCGATCCCGAGATTGCCACACGCATCTCGCAGTACGAGATGGCCTTCAAGATGCAAAGCTCCGTCCCCGAGCTGACCGATATGTCCGACGAGCCGCAGCACGTTCGAGACATGTACGGCGTGAAGAACCCTGGCGATGGTTCGTTCGCCTCGAACTGCTTACTCGCCCGTCGACTGCTCGAACGCGGCGTTCGCTTTGTTCAGCTCTACCATCGCGGCTGGGATCATCACCGCAACATCACCAATGACCTCCCGGCACGAGCCAAGCAAACCGATCAAGCCAGTGCTGCCCTGGTTCGCGATTTGAAAGACCGTGGGCTGCTCGACGATACACTCGTGGTCTGGGGCGGGGAGTTCGGTCGCACGCCGATGGATCAAGGCAACGGTCGCGACCACCACATCAACGCCTTCAGCCTGTGGATGGCCGGCGCGGGAATCAAGGGTGGCCAAGCGTACGGCCAGTCCGACGAACTCGGCTACGGCATCGCCGAAAACGAAGTCGCCGTCCGTGACTTCCACGCCACGCTACTCCACACCTTCGGCATCGAGCACGACCGCTTCACGAAGAGCTTCCAAGGCCTCGACCTCAAACTCACCGGCGTCGAGCACGCCCGCGTCGTGCACGAGCTTTTTGCCTAG
- a CDS encoding MGMT family protein, which translates to MIKSTGSLLPSPLLKTEHRLRLIVANERALNSIALAIPCPRVVRLDETPSGYRWGIERKEVLLQRESITRQR; encoded by the coding sequence GTGATCAAGTCAACCGGTAGTCTCCTGCCGAGCCCGCTTCTCAAGACTGAGCATCGGTTGCGCCTGATCGTCGCCAACGAGCGTGCCTTGAATTCGATTGCTCTGGCAATTCCGTGCCCTCGGGTCGTTCGCCTAGACGAGACCCCTTCGGGTTATCGGTGGGGAATCGAACGGAAAGAAGTCTTGTTGCAACGCGAAAGCATAACACGCCAGCGATGA
- a CDS encoding PEP-CTERM sorting domain-containing protein has protein sequence MRRSIVTFLVAVLATAFGTAASAAVIYETDFVTKFDGSGMFNAANLQFQDGWLGQNFTTVDPSGSGTANTPSTTAFPRNLNNRGAQGNNAGGPGGPGELAGPGFNVGDKVRVSAEYQFELSGRINVPLGQIGVRHNFVNGGFNASPVIGMQLFYSEFQSSSGGALKLFGDLGRNGFSGADNAFALIASGLDIGLDPDGVAGPADLVSDVLAVSIEMTYLGADQWQTSDLTLANSTTATPLLSAAADKPAILGEIQTVPSGNDLFAGIQWMRNATPNVSVDSFKYEFFAIPEPASFILFGLGACGLIGARRRDGK, from the coding sequence ATGAGGCGTTCTATAGTGACTTTCTTGGTTGCCGTTCTGGCGACCGCCTTCGGCACCGCTGCGTCGGCTGCCGTCATTTATGAGACCGACTTCGTCACGAAGTTTGATGGCAGCGGCATGTTCAACGCCGCCAACTTGCAGTTCCAGGATGGGTGGCTGGGTCAAAACTTCACAACCGTCGACCCAAGCGGATCAGGCACTGCTAACACCCCTTCCACCACTGCTTTCCCGCGGAACCTGAACAATCGCGGTGCGCAAGGCAACAACGCCGGTGGTCCTGGTGGTCCTGGCGAGCTTGCCGGTCCTGGTTTCAACGTGGGCGACAAGGTTCGCGTCTCAGCGGAATACCAATTTGAGCTTTCTGGTCGCATCAACGTACCGCTTGGGCAGATCGGTGTCCGCCATAACTTTGTCAATGGTGGATTCAATGCCTCACCGGTCATCGGCATGCAATTGTTTTATAGTGAGTTCCAATCCTCGAGCGGTGGCGCTCTTAAACTCTTCGGCGACCTGGGCCGCAATGGTTTTTCTGGTGCCGATAACGCTTTCGCGTTGATTGCTTCGGGTTTGGATATCGGTCTTGATCCGGATGGAGTCGCCGGCCCTGCTGACTTGGTTTCTGATGTACTCGCCGTAAGCATCGAAATGACTTACTTGGGCGCTGACCAATGGCAGACATCCGATTTGACGTTGGCCAATTCAACGACTGCCACACCCCTGCTGAGTGCAGCCGCTGACAAGCCCGCCATCTTGGGCGAGATTCAGACCGTTCCTTCTGGAAACGATCTATTCGCTGGCATTCAGTGGATGCGTAACGCGACCCCGAATGTGTCGGTCGACTCGTTCAAGTACGAGTTCTTTGCGATTCCAGAGCCAGCTTCTTTTATCTTGTTCGGATTAGGTGCTTGCGGACTCATCGGCGCGCGCCGCCGCGATGGCAAGTAG
- a CDS encoding LamG-like jellyroll fold domain-containing protein — translation MSNPFENVDPTESARPRSNPPANAHAIEKRVLPLIEAIVNGSASDAELASLEELLAQHPAALRYYTEYVNVHSALRRRYLAGDLPKVEDDLLTAAEVTLASELAGISGQRDNKTRMGWQIIAAALAASLVAVSLFLTNRDSASQADSSKQEKAATSPSPTQKREGSAAERAAQASRNGVAVLTKLVDAQWETDAAGLQVGKPLSSGTLKLASGHVQIEFYCGATVILEGPASFDLLTTDRGFFHYGKLRAHVPARAKGFTIGTDKGDVIDLGTEFGLSVSTDGPSELHVIDGEVDFQAAVSEEATLVEKLRLLGGEALLLAGEGVPQRMNSEQNRFVGPAQLAELADSRQGRHYQRWQNYCQQIQADPSLVAHYTFEEGEGWGRTLVNHAPTSDKSTYGAIVGCDWTRGRWPMKQALRFADASHRVRVNLPGAFDSLTLASWIKIETFYKERPISLLHPETNQERFVHWSIDRVPTGGLMHFAETTNTTGSIKDRKHYSSVRHAISQSDIGQWVCLSTVVDSDQGTVSHYCDGRLVGTQPIKEMRQLGIGVCDLGNWPYSEWAKDTKFEVQNLNGLMGEFLVLGRAMDEREVRQYYEAGKP, via the coding sequence GTGTCAAATCCATTTGAGAATGTTGATCCCACAGAGAGTGCAAGACCGCGCTCGAATCCGCCAGCCAATGCACACGCCATTGAGAAGCGTGTACTTCCGTTGATTGAAGCCATTGTGAATGGCTCAGCAAGTGATGCGGAGTTGGCGAGCTTGGAAGAGTTGCTTGCGCAGCATCCTGCGGCACTGCGTTACTACACGGAGTATGTCAACGTCCACTCTGCACTGCGACGGCGTTATTTGGCTGGCGACTTGCCGAAGGTTGAAGACGATTTATTGACCGCCGCTGAAGTCACACTCGCTAGCGAGCTGGCAGGCATAAGTGGTCAGCGCGACAACAAGACGCGAATGGGATGGCAAATAATTGCAGCGGCGCTAGCGGCTTCATTGGTTGCTGTGAGTCTGTTTCTCACGAACCGCGATTCGGCAAGTCAGGCGGATTCTTCCAAGCAAGAGAAAGCCGCAACGTCTCCGTCTCCTACCCAAAAACGCGAAGGTTCAGCCGCTGAGCGAGCCGCGCAGGCGAGTCGTAATGGCGTGGCGGTCCTCACGAAGCTCGTTGATGCTCAGTGGGAAACGGACGCTGCGGGGCTTCAGGTTGGCAAGCCGCTCTCTTCGGGCACTTTGAAGTTGGCTTCAGGCCACGTGCAGATCGAGTTTTATTGCGGTGCGACGGTGATTCTTGAGGGACCCGCGTCGTTTGACCTGCTGACGACCGATCGAGGCTTCTTTCACTATGGCAAGCTTCGCGCACACGTCCCCGCACGTGCTAAGGGTTTCACAATCGGCACTGACAAAGGTGATGTAATTGATCTGGGCACGGAGTTTGGCCTGTCGGTCTCCACCGACGGCCCTTCGGAGCTCCATGTGATTGACGGCGAAGTCGATTTCCAGGCTGCCGTGTCTGAAGAAGCAACCCTCGTTGAGAAACTTCGGCTGCTTGGTGGCGAGGCGCTGCTATTGGCGGGCGAGGGCGTTCCGCAGAGAATGAATTCCGAGCAGAACCGTTTCGTTGGTCCCGCTCAGTTGGCTGAACTTGCTGACTCGCGTCAGGGGCGACACTACCAACGCTGGCAGAACTATTGCCAACAGATTCAGGCAGACCCAAGTCTGGTCGCTCACTACACGTTTGAAGAAGGTGAAGGGTGGGGACGTACACTTGTGAACCACGCTCCTACCTCTGATAAGAGTACCTATGGGGCGATTGTCGGTTGCGACTGGACGCGCGGTCGGTGGCCTATGAAGCAAGCCTTAAGGTTCGCTGACGCAAGTCATCGGGTACGCGTGAATTTGCCCGGTGCGTTTGACTCTTTGACACTGGCAAGTTGGATCAAGATCGAAACGTTCTACAAGGAACGACCGATCTCACTGCTTCATCCGGAGACCAACCAAGAGCGGTTCGTCCATTGGTCGATTGATCGCGTACCCACCGGCGGACTGATGCACTTTGCGGAAACCACGAATACCACCGGATCGATCAAGGATCGCAAGCACTACAGTTCGGTCCGCCACGCAATCAGCCAGAGCGACATTGGCCAATGGGTTTGCCTCTCAACGGTAGTCGATAGCGATCAGGGAACCGTGAGCCACTATTGCGATGGTCGGCTTGTTGGTACCCAGCCGATCAAAGAAATGCGTCAGTTGGGAATTGGCGTCTGTGATCTTGGCAACTGGCCCTACAGCGAATGGGCCAAGGATACCAAGTTTGAAGTTCAGAACCTCAACGGACTGATGGGCGAGTTTCTCGTCTTGGGCCGTGCCATGGATGAACGAGAGGTTCGTCAGTATTACGAAGCCGGCAAACCTTGA
- a CDS encoding PEP-CTERM sorting domain-containing protein, with amino-acid sequence MKTMILRTLSLVLGLAATASLATAQITTTIIDTDFSAAEGYVDGELRTFGTVNPNGGDPGVWLGQTGPMVDTSGTGTVSISGAFRRNIWNMGALGGQAGGTGDTEGGGASHPTPAGFGIGDTLRLEQTYSFELLSGAANVGLLDTGVRSNFVLGSFEAAPSLGIKLSYSEFEDGALKIFTDLTRNENSGADNPFALFIEPVDIGVDNGWNPATMMKDLPTDLVSDTIKVTWEAVYDGADTWTSTELIVENVDTATVLATASVDDPDALETVTVAGSGSEAFPSFRLMRNGGLDAGPIGTSDSFSVAFTDADASSPDGDFDGDLDVDGADFLEYQRDTNLTIADLADWNANYGGGAPAVGAVPEPSALCLLGLAAMGLTGMRKRS; translated from the coding sequence ATGAAAACGATGATCTTAAGAACATTGAGCCTCGTACTCGGACTGGCAGCAACCGCTAGCCTAGCCACAGCACAAATTACGACAACTATTATCGACACCGATTTTTCAGCAGCCGAAGGCTATGTTGATGGGGAGCTACGTACTTTCGGGACAGTCAATCCCAATGGGGGAGATCCCGGTGTGTGGCTCGGCCAAACTGGTCCAATGGTCGATACCAGCGGCACAGGTACCGTTTCTATCAGCGGTGCTTTCCGACGTAACATTTGGAACATGGGTGCCCTCGGTGGCCAAGCAGGCGGTACCGGCGACACTGAAGGTGGCGGCGCGTCACACCCCACCCCAGCCGGATTTGGCATTGGTGACACCTTGCGTCTTGAGCAAACGTACTCCTTTGAGTTGCTCAGTGGTGCCGCAAACGTTGGACTGCTCGACACTGGCGTGCGATCGAACTTTGTCCTTGGCAGCTTCGAGGCAGCACCAAGCTTGGGAATCAAACTCTCTTACAGTGAGTTCGAAGATGGCGCTTTGAAAATCTTTACCGATCTCACACGTAATGAGAATAGCGGAGCGGATAATCCCTTCGCTTTGTTCATTGAGCCCGTGGATATCGGAGTCGATAATGGTTGGAACCCTGCGACTATGATGAAGGATCTGCCGACAGATTTGGTTTCCGACACGATCAAGGTCACATGGGAAGCGGTCTACGATGGTGCCGACACTTGGACTAGCACCGAATTGATCGTCGAGAACGTTGACACTGCTACGGTACTCGCGACTGCCAGTGTCGATGATCCTGACGCTTTGGAGACTGTCACCGTGGCCGGTTCCGGTTCAGAAGCATTTCCCTCCTTCCGTCTCATGCGAAATGGTGGGCTTGATGCGGGCCCTATCGGCACATCGGATTCGTTTAGCGTTGCTTTCACGGATGCTGATGCTTCGAGCCCCGATGGCGACTTCGATGGGGACCTTGATGTCGATGGTGCAGACTTCCTGGAGTACCAACGTGACACGAATCTGACGATCGCTGATCTCGCTGATTGGAACGCCAACTACGGCGGCGGCGCCCCTGCTGTCGGTGCCGTTCCTGAGCCTAGTGCCTTGTGCCTGCTAGGATTGGCCGCAATGGGCCTGACTGGAATGCGTAAGCGCAGCTAA